The DNA window AATCGGTTACGCCGACCAGAATGGCTATCCGTACAGATCGATCGGCAAATTACTCGTCGAGCGCGGCGAGATGACGCTCGAGCAAGCGTCCATGCAAAGCATCAAGGCGTGGGCTAAACAAAATCCGGAAAAGCTTCCTGAGTTGTTGAACCAGAATGCGAGCTACGTCTTTTTCCGCGAATTACCGAACAACTTGTCGGGCCCGATCGGCTCGCTCGGCGTGCCGTTGACAGCCGGGCGCAGTCTGGCGATCGACCCGCGCGTGATCCCGCAAGGCGCGCCCATTTTTCTTGCGACGACCTGGCCCGATTCGAGTCGCGCGCTGAACCGGCTCATGGTAGCCCAGGATACCGGCGGCGCGATCCGTGGCGCCGTGCGCGCCGACCTGTTCTGGGGATTCGGCGATGCGGCCGGAGCGCTGGCCGGCAAAATGAAGCAGGCCGGCAAGCTGTGGGTGCTGCTGCCTAACTCGCCGGAAACCTGAGGCGCCGGGAAACCTGAGCCTCGGGCCGTCAACGGCGCCTGCTGGGTAATCGTTTATTTCGCCGCGTGCGCGGCGTCGAGCAATTTCTCTATCTGCTCCCCCGGAACAGCGCCTGGAACGCGCTGGCCATCGGCGAAGATCAAGGTCGGCGTGCCATTGATTTTGAGCTTCTGCCCGAACTGCGCGATCTCGGCCAGCGGTGTTTTGCACGTTTTATCGGCCGCGGGGGCGATTCCTCGCAGCATCAGATCGTCCCACGCTTTAACGCGGTCAGCCGAACACCAAACCGCCGCGGCTTTCTCGTCGGCATTCGGATGCAGGCTTTCGATCGGATACAAAAAAGTATAGATCGTCACGTCTTTGAGTTTGGCGAGGTCTTTCTCGACCTTCTTGCAATATGGGCAGTCGGGATCGGAAAAAACCGCCAACTTGCGTTTGCCGTTTCCCCTGACGTTCTTGATCGCAAGATCGAGCGGAAGCGCGTTGAACCTGACCGCTGACAGTTTTTGCTTGCGCTGCTCGGTCAGGTTGGCGAGGTTTTTCGTTTCGATGATGCTGCCGTCGAACAGATAGTTGAAGCCTTCGTCGGTATAGACCAACTGCCCTTCGATAACGACCTCGTAGAGCCCGAGATAGGGTGATTTCGTGACGCTTTCGACCTTGGCCTGCGGGAACTTGGCTTGCACTGCTTTTTTTAACGCGGCTTCATCGGCGCAGGCGAGGGATGAAAACAACAAAGGCAACAACATTGCTATCGCGGCGGCAAAACTTCTGATCAGCATAAATTTTCCAAGAGTAAGAGTTGGGTCTGAGTACTAACCAAGCGCATGCTGCACGAGGCGCTTTTTGAGCGGGTTCAACCGGTTGGTGGCGCTAAGTCCGGCATTGCGCAGGCGCGACAAGGCTTTACCCTCTTTGCTGAACAGTTTCTGCAGACCGTCCGTCGTCAGTTGCATCGCCAGGATGGCCTCCTTGCGCGCCCGCTCATAAGCGCGCAGCAGAAAGTAATCGCCGCAATCGGTTTGCGCGCCGCGATTGCGCAGCACGGCGGCGAGTTCGCGAGCATCCTGAAAACCGAGATTGACACCCTGTCCGGCAAGCGGATGCAGATTATGCGCGGCATCGCCGATCAACGCGACACGAGGCTTGACGAGCTGTCCGACGCGCTGCAGGCGCAGCGGAAACGCCCTCGGCGGCGACAGCACGTCCAGCTTGCCGAGGACACTTTGCGATGCCTGCTCCACTGCGTGACCGAATTCGTCTTCCGACGATTCGAGCAGACGATTGGCGTTATCGTTTCCGGTCGACCAGACCAGCGAAACCCGCTGTCCCGGCAAGGGCAGCAGCGCCAGCACGCCATCTTCGCGAAACCACTGGCGGGCGATACCGCCATGCGGCTTTGCGGTTGCGAAGTTCGCGACAACACCGCGCTGCGCATAATCGCGTGTTTCGACCGTGATACCGGCTTGTGCACGTACCCAGGAATCCGCTCCATCGGCGCCGACCACCAATTTGGCCTTGAGCGCCGCGCCGTCCTGCATCTGAATTTCCGCGGCGTCGGCTTGCCAGTGGACAGAGGCGCAAATCGCGGGCCGCAGCACGCGCAGGTTTGCCTGCGCCGCTATCCGCAGGCTGATCGCTCGCTCGATCTCGCGGCTTTCGGCGATGAACGCGAGTTCGGGCAGCCCGGACTGAAGGGCATTGAAATCGAGTTGCGCGCCCGCATCGTCGCCCCGGATCTGCATAGCGCTGACCGGCTGCAGCCGCGCCGGGTCGAGGTTCGACCAGATTCCGGATTGTTCTAGAAATGCCGCCGATCCCGGGCTGATTGCATAAATCCGGCTATCCCAATCCTGGCGCGCGGCGCCGTCAGGCTCAAAACTGCCGTCATGCTCAAATCTGGGTGACGCTTCGATCAGCGCCAGGCGCAAGCCGCTGTCGGCAAGCGCGAGCGCCAGGCTTCCGCCGATGAGACCGGCGCCGACTATTGCAACATCGCATGAACCTGCATCGTCATGGCTATCCGTGTTCATCGTTCAATATTCAGGGTTTACTATCGGTTGGAGCCTGTTATGTCGTCAGCGAATGAACGGGAAGGTATGAGCAGTAAGCACAATGGTTAGTTCGTCGATTGGTCGCGGTTTCGCCGCTAAAAGCGCCTTCTCTCGCACTGCTCTGTCACTGAAATCTTGACAACTCTCGAACCGCGACCGTAAGCTCTTAGCCCCTCGTGGCGAATTAGCTCAGTGGTTAGAGCAGTGGAATCATAATCCATTGGTCCGGGGTTCAAATCCCTGATTCGCCACCATTTCCGCCCTCGCTGCAGCGCAGTTTCATGGGGGGAGTGAATTCCGCGGTTGTTGAGTTCCGGCCGTGGGCCGTGCTATCGTGCCTTTATGCGCAAGCGTTTGCTTGTTTTTCTGATTTCCGGTTTTCTGGTTCATTCTACGGCGTTCGCCGACCGCGTCTTCCCCTCGGAAGCGAAGCGGGCGACCTTGTCCGGGCATCGCTATCCGAATATCAAGCTGGGCAGCACCGCGTACCGCCTCAGCCCGGGCGCCAAAATTTTCGATCAGCACAACCGCAGCATCCCTCCTACTTTTCTGCCGCAGTCCGCGCAGGTTTTGTATCAAACGGACATCCGCGGCGATCTCTCCATGCTCTGGGTGTTGACGCCGAAAGAGCAGGCCGATCCAAAGCTGGACAGAAAGCAGAAACAATAAAGCCGTGGCCAGCAAAGTTTATATCAAGACTTTTGGCTGCCAGATGAACGAGTACGACTCGGCGAAAATGGCGGATCTGCTGCTTGCCGAGCGCGGCATCGAGCCTACCGATAACGTAGACGATGCCGATGTCATCCTGTTCAATACCTGTTCGGTGCGTGAGAAGGCGCAGGAGAAGGTGTTTCACGATCTTGGCCGGGTTCGCCATCTGAAGCAGTTGAAGCCGGCGCTAATCATCGGTGTCGGCGGTTGCGTCGCGAGCCAGGAGGGTGAGGCCATCGTGCAGCGCGCGCCTTATGTCGATCTCGTGTTCGGGCCGCAGACTTTGCACCGCCTGCCGCAAATGATCGATGCGCGCCGCTCGTCTGGCCGCGCGCAGGTCGACATTTCTTTCCCGGAGATCGAGAAGTTCGATGATCTGCCGCCTGCCCGCGTCGTTGGTCCGACGGCCTTCGTATCGATCATGGAAGGCTGCAGCAAATATTGCAGCTTCTGTGTCGTGCCCTACACGCGCGGCGAGGAATTCTCACGGCCGTTCGACGATGTATTGAGCGAGGTCTCCAGCCTCGCGAGTCGGGGAGTCAAGGAAGTCACGCTTCTCGGTCAAAACGTCAATGCGTATCGCGGCGCGATGAAATTCGGCGGTGCGAT is part of the Burkholderiales bacterium genome and encodes:
- a CDS encoding UbiH/UbiF family hydroxylase, translating into MNTDSHDDAGSCDVAIVGAGLIGGSLALALADSGLRLALIEASPRFEHDGSFEPDGAARQDWDSRIYAISPGSAAFLEQSGIWSNLDPARLQPVSAMQIRGDDAGAQLDFNALQSGLPELAFIAESREIERAISLRIAAQANLRVLRPAICASVHWQADAAEIQMQDGAALKAKLVVGADGADSWVRAQAGITVETRDYAQRGVVANFATAKPHGGIARQWFREDGVLALLPLPGQRVSLVWSTGNDNANRLLESSEDEFGHAVEQASQSVLGKLDVLSPPRAFPLRLQRVGQLVKPRVALIGDAAHNLHPLAGQGVNLGFQDARELAAVLRNRGAQTDCGDYFLLRAYERARKEAILAMQLTTDGLQKLFSKEGKALSRLRNAGLSATNRLNPLKKRLVQHALG
- a CDS encoding DsbC family protein; its protein translation is MLIRSFAAAIAMLLPLLFSSLACADEAALKKAVQAKFPQAKVESVTKSPYLGLYEVVIEGQLVYTDEGFNYLFDGSIIETKNLANLTEQRKQKLSAVRFNALPLDLAIKNVRGNGKRKLAVFSDPDCPYCKKVEKDLAKLKDVTIYTFLYPIESLHPNADEKAAAVWCSADRVKAWDDLMLRGIAPAADKTCKTPLAEIAQFGQKLKINGTPTLIFADGQRVPGAVPGEQIEKLLDAAHAAK